A segment of the Georgenia sp. M64 genome:
GGCTGGGTCGAGCGCGACCCGCAGACCCTGCGCCTGACGCTCGGGCTGCGCGCCTGGGAGGTGGGCCAGGCGTACGACCTCGCCCAGACCCTGAGCCAGCGGGCTCGGCCCTTCATGGACCGGGTGCGCGACGAGATCGGTGAGACCGTGCGCCTGGCCGTGCGCTCGGGCAGCGACCAGGTGTGCATCGCCAAGGCCCTCGGCCCGCACACGCTCGTCTTCGACCAGCGGGTCGGCGCGCGACTGCCCTGCCACGCCACGGGCCTGGGCAAGGCGCTGCTGACCGGCCTGCCCGACGACGCCGTCGAGGCCCTCTACCCCGACGGCCTCGAGCGGTTCACCGAGACGACCCTGCCCGACGTCCCGACCCTCGAGCAGCACCTGTCCGAGGCCCGCGAGCGCGGCTACGCCGAGGACGACGGGGAGTACATCCTCGGGATCCGGTGCGTGGCGGTGCCGGTGCGCTCACGTCTCGGCGAGGTGGTGGCGGCCCTGTCGGTCTCGGGACCCTCCCGGCGCTTCGACGACGCCCACATCGCCGAGTGCCGCGCAGCCCTGCAGAGCGCCGCCGCGGCGCTCGGCGCCCGACTCGGTGAGGAGACCGAGCTGTCGTGACCACCTCTTCCGCGCGCCCCGCCATCGCCCGGCCCCTGCGCCGCGCCAACCTCGAGGTCTCCCTCAAGCCCTTCCCCTCCTTCGACGACGCCGCGGTCACCGACACGGTGCGCACCCTGTTCGACCAGTGGCGCACCCTGCTCGCCACGGCGCAGGAGTGCTCCGTGCTGCTGTGGGTCTCCGACGGCAGCGAGATCCTCGACTGGGCAGGCGACCTCACCGACGAGCTCGAATGGGCCCGCTTCATCGGGTTCAACAACACCGCCGCGAGCGCCTACGGCGAGGAGAAGGAGCCCGAGCGGGTGGCCATCCCCTACCGCGCCGGCACCGGACCGATCACCTACGCCGACGTCGCGCGCGTCGTCGCCGCCATCAAGGCAGCCGGCGCCGAGGCGGGCATCCCCACCCGGGTGGGCGCCACGTTCGACCCCGGCCCCGAGTTCGCGCCGTCGGACTTCAAGTTCACCCGCCACCCCGAGGTGGTGGCGCGCGGGGAGGACGTGGGGATCGGGCCGATCATCGCGATGGTCCGGCACTTCTCCGTCCTCGAGGGTGACGACCGGCCCTACG
Coding sequences within it:
- a CDS encoding IclR family transcriptional regulator, producing MSDESSPRFAAPAAVRALRVLELLADAGESLTLTEVAARLGLPKSSVHHVISALVELGWVERDPQTLRLTLGLRAWEVGQAYDLAQTLSQRARPFMDRVRDEIGETVRLAVRSGSDQVCIAKALGPHTLVFDQRVGARLPCHATGLGKALLTGLPDDAVEALYPDGLERFTETTLPDVPTLEQHLSEARERGYAEDDGEYILGIRCVAVPVRSRLGEVVAALSVSGPSRRFDDAHIAECRAALQSAAAALGARLGEETELS